One genomic window of Sebastes umbrosus isolate fSebUmb1 chromosome 15, fSebUmb1.pri, whole genome shotgun sequence includes the following:
- the sema4ab gene encoding semaphorin-4A, which translates to MESPGLLSLIVALLGFLSPCLSRLTPRVSFPLGSPGRHLTCFSIHDVSNTTTLLLSEDGDVLYVGARDAVLALDVSHKDTITLRTKLDWSPSETDIEQCSMKGKKMADCPNFIRVLQFLNTTHIYACGTFAFSPRCTYINSETLTMSLKPDEGRGRCPYDPYQRNTAIIVDGELYTGTVADYRGNRPVISRHLSEGRRVDLKLDDTLGWLEDPTFVSSSFIPDEEKIYFFFSEVGREYDFIDKFIVSRVSQICMSDVGGQRTLQRRWTTFAKAQLLCQSENELPYNVIQDIDTLPPAEGAPADDTLFYGIFTSQWFVNSGRSAVCSFRLNDIKSVFSGNYKVLNRDTLQWSTRVQEKVANPGACGLHNASDNALRFVKENFLADDSVLPVGRSLTMVSAEHNYSHLTVQRVTAANNRDYTVLFLLTESGYLHKAVLLQSGAHIIEEVQVFEPPQLIKSLKLSIPKGVIYVGTSEGVVRVPTANCSFYWTCPQCVLARDPFCGWDPASRACVEASSTQTSLGQDVDRGNIEEACNTAFTHRARFGPNKLPAGEPVSVSLNEVVRLQCPAASQLSQQLWERPNSRLSSDLYLHLEDGSLSFVATPATLGHYLCLSTENGYQQTMAVYHVKQKSSPVAQPPTSYAWPQTHPVPTTKAVAGPGSGLHASVGPKRTETRQGETEPTLSSRDAQLTTRQRGRNVTLWTKGSGQKEAELRDGELRDEELRDGELRDGELRDGEPLLSARGPCYLKELMVVSVLLVLCLSLLITMLLYVIRQRCRGRTAPQAGTPTRDSDRRTPMEQEALRGSQFLSKRNGQASGPACNGALTGSNGHLPNTPI; encoded by the exons ATGGAGAGTCCCGGCCTGCTGTCTCTCATCGTGGCCCTGCTGGGTTTTCTGAGCCCGTGTCTGTCCAGACTGACTCCCAGAGTCTCCTTCCCTCTGG GAAGTCCTGGGAGACATCTCACCTGCTTCAGTATCCACGATGTCAGCAACACCACCACTCTGCTGCTGAGCGAGGACGGAGACGTGCTGTACGTAGGAGCCCGGGACGCTGTGTTAGCGCTGGATGTTAGCCACAAGGACACCATCACACTGAGGACTAAG CTGGACTGGAGCCCTTCAGAGACAGACATCGAACAATGTTCCATGAAAGGCAAGAAAATG gccgACTGTCCCAACTTCATCCGTGTGCTGCAGTTCTTGAACACCACCCACATCTACGCCTGTGGAACATTTGCCTTCAGTCCACGCTGCACCTACATC AACTCGGAGACGTTAACGATGAGCCTGAAGCCTGACGAAGGAAGAGGTCGCTGCCCCTACGACCCCTACCAACGCAACACTGCTATCATCGTAG ATGGAGAGCTTTACACCGGGACGGTGGCAGACTACAGGGGGAACCGCCCGGTCATCTCCCGCCACCtcagtgagggccggcgcgtcGACCTGAAGCTGGACGATACGTTGGGATGGCTGGAGG ATCCGACCTTCGTCAGCTCCAGTTTCATTCCCGATGAGGAGAAAATCTACTTCTTCTTCAGCGAAGTGGGCAGAGAGTACGACTTCATCGACAAGTTTATAGTTTCTCGTGTCTCTCAGATCTGCATG AGTGATGTTGGAGGTCAGCGGACGCTGCAGCGACGCTGGACCACGTTTGCCAAAGCTCAGCTGTTGTGCCAGTCTGAGAATGAGCTGCCGTACAACGTGATCCAGGACATCGACACCCTCCCACCAGCAGAGGGAGCTCCTGCAGACGACACACTCTTTTATGGCATCTTCACCTCCCAGTG GTTTGTCAACTCTGGACGGTCAGCGGTGTGTTCGTTCCGCCTGAATGACATCAAATCAGTTTTCTCTGGTAACTACAAAGTCCTGAACCGGGACACGTTACAGTGGAGCACACGGGTCCAAGAGAAGGTCGCAAACCCAGGAGCG TGTGGCCTCCACAATGCGTCTGACAACGCCCTGCGCTTCGTCAAAGAGAACTTCCTGGCAGACGACAGCGTGCTGCCGGTTGGAAGAAGTCTGACGATGGTGTCTGCTGAGCACAACTACAGTCACCTGACCGTCCAGAGAGTCACGGCTGCCAACAACAGAGACTACACCGTCCTGTTCCTGCTGACAG AGTCTGGTTACCTTCACAAAGCAGTGCTGCTGCAGAGCGGCGCCCACATCATAGAGGAGGTCCAGGTCTTTGAGCCGCCTCAGCTCATCAAGAGCCTGAAGCTCTCCATACCCAAG GGTGTGATCTACGTTGGCACGTCAGAGGGTGTGGTGAGAGTTCCAACAGCCAACTGCTCTTTCTACTGGACCTGTCCTCAGTGTGTTCTGGCCCGAGACCCGTTCTGTGGTTGGGACCCGGCCAGCAGGGCCTGTGTGGAGGCCTCCAGCACCCAGACCAGTCT AGGCCAAGACGTAGACAGAGGGAACATTGAAGAGGCGTGCAACACTGCATTTACACACAGAGCCAGGTTTGGTCCAAACAAACTGCCTGCAG GTGAACCGGTGTCGGTGTCTCTGAACGAAGTGGTGCGGCTGCAGTGTCCCGCGGCGTCGCAGCTCTCCCAGCAGCTGTGGGAGCGTCCCAACAGCCGGCTGTCCTCAGACCTGTACCTGCACCTGGAGGATGGGAGTCTGAGCTTCGTGGCCACGCCCGCCACGCTGGGCCACTACCTCTGCCTGTCCACCGAGAACGGCTACCAACAGACGATGGCCGTCTATCACGTCAAACAGAAGAGCAGCCCCGTGGCTCAACCTCCAACCAGCTACGCCTGGCCTCAGACGCACCCGGTACCCACCACGAAGGCCGTGGCCGGGCCCGGGTCTGGACTGCATGCGTCTGTGGGACCGAAAAGAACAGAAACGAGACAAGGAGAGACTGAGCCGACGCTGTCCAGCAGGGACGCCCAGCTCACCACTAGACAGCGGGGCAGAAACGTGACCCTGTGGACGAAGGGGTCTGGGCAGAAAGAGGCAGAGCTCCGGGACGGGGAGCTCCGGGACGAGGAGCTCCGGGACGGGGAGCTCCGGGACGGGGAGCTCCGGGACGGGGAGCCCCTGCTGTCGGCCCGAGGACCCTGCTACCTGAAGGAGCTGATGGTCGTGTCGGTTCTACTGGTGCTCTGCCTCAGTCTGCTCATCACGATGCTTCTGTACGTCATCAGACAGCGCTGCCGCGGCCGAACGGCCCCGCAGGCGGGAACTCCAACCAGAGACTCTGACAGAAGGACCCCCATGGAGCAGGAGGCCCTCAGGGGGAGCCAGTTTCTGAGCAAACGCAACGGACAGGCCAGTGGGCCGGCCTGTAACGGGGCGCTCACCGGCTCTAACGGACATCTGCCCAACACCCCCATCTGA
- the c15h6orf136 gene encoding uncharacterized protein C6orf136 homolog yields MAVSRGGAAFWVGCVRSHGGRQVIRKQSWSLSQAADWQWIRQTRPLSSATWALVPPNSLRYQNFKQPSLSHPFHHASQPQTGRYYEENWEESLGVCVLVRQGESDGLHTLLEIPLFGPNKLGELLAPGSHKPSEFSFLLTTVDGSREDDISVGSFKRNGVDAVKREHGCFRSLFEAERCPAPFMYGSHFYCFHCPGTEPVPGSGLKSRQDIGLDNKPVELPLLPSTSLFSYAEGQHSEGDREGEEKLAMMYERLRIELPSFFVKNHDYSMYSHDLEFVNGLMNTKTRGRTVYQLTLSLWRLLCLCYYAKARLEVLKLTKHMEDGTIKARWRIKGLPFYSLLLRFYRKDKSHLYRSYDAFSTFYIGPDGLIRCHKVEKVMPDQPPVLPGVTTLLAGALVALGVQEHRPALNLLPLLLSSLRQSRN; encoded by the exons ATGGCTGTGAGCAGAGGGGGTGCCGCCTTCTGGGTGGGTTGTGTCCGCAGCCATGGTGGAAGGCAAGTCATCAGAAAACAGAGCTGGAGTCTCAGTCAG GCCGCCGACTGGCAATGGATCCGCCAAACGCGCCCCCTGAGCAGTGCAACCTGGGCCTTGGTGCCCCCCAACAGCCTGAGATATCAGAACTTTAAGCAGCCGTCGCTGTCCCACCCGTTCCATCATGCCAGCCAGCCTCAGACCGGACGTTACTATGAGGAAAACTGGGAGGAGTCTCTCGGCGTGTGTGTGCTGGTGCGACAGGGCGAGTCGGACGGCCTCCACACCCTGCTGGAGATCCCTCTGTTCGGCCCCAATAAACTAGGAGAGCTCCTCGCTCCGGGGTCTCACAAGCCCTCCGAGTTCTCCTTCCTGTTGACCACGGTGGACGGCAGCAGAGAGGACGACATCAGCGTTGGAAGCTTCAAGAGAAACGGCGTGGACGCCGTGAAGAGAGAGCACGGCTGTTTCAGAAGCCTGTTTGAAGCGGAGAGGTGTCCTGCACCGTTTATGTACGGCTCtcacttttattgttttcacTGCCCGGGCACGGAGCCGGTACCGGGCAGCGGGCTGAAATCTAGGCAGGATATTGGACTTGACAACAAGCCTGTGGAGCTGCCTCTGCTGCCTTCCACCTCTCTGTTTAGCTATGCAGAGGGGCAGCATTCTGAAGGAGACCGTGAAGGAGAGGAGAAACTGGCCATGATGTATGAAAGACTGAGGATAGAG CTTCCAAGTTTCTTTGTGAAGAACCACGATTACAGCATGTACTCACATGATCTGGAATTCGTCAACGGCCTCATGAACACCAAGACCAG GGGCCGTACGGTGTACCAGCTCACCCTCTCCCTGTGGCGCCTCCTGTGTCTATGTTACTACGCCAAGGCTCGGCTGGAGGTGCTGAAGCTCACCAAGCACATGGAGGACGGGACCATTAAGGCTCGCTGGAGGATAAAGGGCCTTCCCTTCTACTCTCTGCTGCTGCGCTTCTATCGCAAAGACAAATCTCACCTgtacag GTCATATGATGCATTCTCTACTTTTTACATTGGTCCGGATGGACTCATCCGCTGTCATAAAGTTGAAAAG GTGATGCCGGATCAGCCCCCTGTCCTGCCCGGGGTAACCACTCTCCTGGCGGGGGCTCTGGTGGCGCTAGGGGTGCAGGAGCATCGGCCTGCTCTCAACCTGCTgcccctcctcctgtcctctctgagACAGAGCAGAAACTGA